CCGACAACAGCTGTCAGATTTCCTTTCTTAAAAGTCATATCTATATCTTTTAAAGATTGAGTACCATCTGGATATGTGAAATTTAATTTTGAAATTCTAACTTCATTTTTATTTTTGAATTCTTTATTTCCATCTGTATTTCTTTCAGGTGAATCAATAAAAGAAATTATATTTTCTGCTGCTGACACACCAGTCATAGCAACATGGAAAAGTGATGTCAAAGTTCTCATAGGTATAAAAAATTCTGGTGCTAACATAAAGATAAACAACATAGGGAATAGTCCTAAGTTTCCATCTAAAAATAGTTTTATAGAAGTTATTATTGCAAATATAGTACCTGCATAGATAATCCAGTTAATAACTGCAATAGATAGAAGCTGCATTTTTAAAACTCTCATAGTTTCTATTCTAAATTCTTCTGACATCTTAGCTATTTCTTCTTCTCTTTTTTCATCAGTTCCATATAGTTTAAGAGTTGTTAGACCTTGTAAACTATCTAAAAATAAAGTTCCTACATTCATATATTTTGCAAAATATTTTTTTTGAATTTTTTTAACCTTATTTAAAATAATATATAGTGATAAAGGTATAGCCAAAGAAAATCCAAGTAAAATAAAAGCTATTTTTAAATTAAAATATGCTATTGAAAAAAACAAAATAAAACTAGAAACAATGCAATAGTAAAATTGAGTTAAAAATCCTCCAAAATAAACTTCAAGTTGCTCTATATTATCAACTGATAAATGGATTAACTCCTGTGTTTTAAAAAGTTGTGAATAAGCTAAACCAAGTTTTAAAGTTTTTTCAAATATCAATTTTCTTAAATTTCTTTTTACATCAACTACTAAATTTCCTAATATGTGAGCAACTTTAATAGTTGAAATTTGTCTTACAAAAACTATAATCAATATAGAAATGATTATGTAAGAGTAAGAAAATGAAAAATTTTTATTGATTAAACTTACTAATAAAAAAGCAAAAATGAAATAAAAAAATATATTGGCAATAAGTTTTATACAAGATAAAAAAGTTGTTATTGATATATATTTTCTTATGTTTCCTGAAAAATTGTATAATCTCTTATCAATCATAATAGATTAATCCTTTCTAAAAAATATTATATA
The sequence above is a segment of the Fusobacterium simiae genome. Coding sequences within it:
- a CDS encoding ABC transporter ATP-binding protein/permease is translated as MIDKRLYNFSGNIRKYISITTFLSCIKLIANIFFYFIFAFLLVSLINKNFSFSYSYIIISILIIVFVRQISTIKVAHILGNLVVDVKRNLRKLIFEKTLKLGLAYSQLFKTQELIHLSVDNIEQLEVYFGGFLTQFYYCIVSSFILFFSIAYFNLKIAFILLGFSLAIPLSLYIILNKVKKIQKKYFAKYMNVGTLFLDSLQGLTTLKLYGTDEKREEEIAKMSEEFRIETMRVLKMQLLSIAVINWIIYAGTIFAIITSIKLFLDGNLGLFPMLFIFMLAPEFFIPMRTLTSLFHVAMTGVSAAENIISFIDSPERNTDGNKEFKNKNEVRISKLNFTYPDGTQSLKDIDMTFKKGNLTAVVGHSGCGKSTLVSVLAGELKSNKNEIFVDDIDIQDIKIEDKIKNILKITHDSHIFSGTVRENLTMANENLSDKTMIEVLKKVKLWDIFSKNKGLNTILESQGKNLSGGQAQRVALARALLYDASVYIFDEATSNIDIESEEIILNIIHSLSKEKTVIYISHRLPAIKNADCIYVMDKGRIIESGRHNELYVKKELYYNMYKHQEDLESYLTKRGESYEKSVNF